A stretch of the Corylus avellana chromosome ca6, CavTom2PMs-1.0 genome encodes the following:
- the LOC132184992 gene encoding class V chitinase CHIT5b-like, with protein sequence MVSLNFMHFLSFIYSLCIITTGYGVMASSPAVKAGYYYSGASHNFPPSAINTSLLTHILYAFLVPNNVTFEFDISNSEAEILSNFTTTLHHKNPHVKALYSIGGGGIDPNPFAPMASKASSRRTFIHETIEVARKYGFDGLDLDWEFPESPKEMDDFAHLLKEWRHAIQEEARSTNRPPLLLTAAVYYSADFLTYGSRRSYPAASIKENLDWINVMCYDYHGSWDTSVTGAHAALFDPKTNLSSIYGLKSWIKAGVPGKKVVMGLPLYGKTWKLKDPNLHGVGAPAIGVGPGDEGVLLFSEVEAFNKRTKATIAYDVDTASVYSFTGTTWVGYDDALSITVKIGFAQALGLRGYFFWAISYDNQWKITTQASRAWIVDK encoded by the exons ATGGTAAGCCTCAACTTTATGCACTTCCTTTCTTTTATATACTCTCTGTGCATTATCACCACCGGATACGGGGTCATGGCCTCGTCTCCGGCCGTCAAAGCTGGCTATTATTATTCGGGCGCTTCACATAATTTCCCACCTTCAGCCATAAACACATCATTGCTCACCCACATCTTGTATGCTTTTCTTGTGCCCAACAACGTTACCTTTGAGTTTGACATTTCAAATTCAGAGGCTGAAATCCTCTCAAACTTCACCACCACCCTTCATCACAAGAACCCTCACGTGAAGGCTCTTTACTCTATTGGTGGAGGTGGTATTGATCCCAACCCTTTTGCTCCCATGGCCTCCAAAGCCTCCTCTCGTCGAACTTTCATACATGAAACCATAGAGGTTGCTCGTAAATATGGGTTTGATGGCCTTGACCTTGATTGGGAGTTCCCTGAGAGCCCAAAAGAAATGGATGATTTTGCCCACTTACTAAAAGAATGGAGGCATGCAATCCAAGAGGAGGCTAGGAGCACAAATAGGCCTCCCCTATTGCTCACTGCCGCCGTGTACTACTCAGCGGACTTCTTAACCTACGGCAGCCGCCGCTCGTACCCGGCAGCTTCAATCAAGGAGAACTTGGATTGGATCAATGTGATGTGTTATGATTATCATGGATCGTGGGATACTTCGGTGACGGGGGCCCATGCAGCATTGTTTGACCCGAAAACTAATCTGAGCTCGATCTATGGGCTTAAGTCGTGGATCAAGGCTGGAGTGCCTGGAAAAAAGGTGGTGATGGGCTTGCCGCTCTATGGGAAAACATGGAAGCTCAAAGACCCAAATCTTCATGGGGTTGGAGCACCTGCCATTGGTGTTGGTCCGGGAGATGAAGGTGTGCTACTTTTCTCAGAGGTGGAGGCATTCAATAAGAGGACAAAGGCCACCATTGCATATGATGTGGACACTGCGTCAGTCTATTCTTTTACCGGGACAACGTGGGTTGGGTACGATGATGCTCTGTCGATAACAGTAAAGATTGGGTTTGCTCAGGCCCTTGGGCTTCGTGGGTATTTCTTTTGGGCCATCAGTTATGACAACCAATGGAAAATCACAACACAAG CTTCAAGGGCATGGATAGTCGATAAATGA